A portion of the Stella humosa genome contains these proteins:
- a CDS encoding XdhC family protein has product MKTDTLDVLRRTRAAKDPVALATHLASGAERLVWPDRSQGALELDEAALAAARAALRDDRSRTIETPAGPVFVNVYNPPRRLVVVGAVHIAQPLVPMAAISGFQVVVIDPRHGFATDARFPQVTLDTDWPDEAMERVRPDVRTAVVTLTHDPKLDDPALAVALRSPAFYIGALGSRRTHAARVERLKALGFGDNEIGRIDAPIGLDIGAISPAEIAISILAKITQTLHTEPAE; this is encoded by the coding sequence ATGAAGACCGACACGCTGGACGTCCTGCGCCGCACGCGGGCCGCCAAGGACCCCGTGGCCCTGGCCACGCACTTGGCATCGGGCGCCGAGCGGCTGGTCTGGCCCGATCGCAGCCAGGGCGCGCTGGAGCTGGACGAGGCCGCCCTGGCGGCGGCCCGCGCCGCGCTCCGCGACGACCGCAGCCGCACGATCGAGACCCCTGCCGGTCCGGTCTTCGTCAACGTCTACAACCCGCCGCGCCGGCTGGTCGTCGTCGGTGCCGTGCACATCGCACAGCCGCTCGTGCCGATGGCCGCCATCAGCGGCTTCCAGGTGGTCGTCATCGACCCGCGGCACGGCTTTGCCACCGACGCCCGCTTCCCCCAGGTGACGCTCGATACCGACTGGCCGGACGAGGCGATGGAGCGCGTGCGGCCGGACGTGCGCACTGCCGTCGTCACGCTGACGCACGACCCCAAGCTGGACGACCCGGCCCTGGCCGTGGCCCTGCGCTCGCCCGCCTTCTATATCGGGGCACTCGGCAGCCGTCGCACCCATGCCGCGCGCGTCGAGCGGCTGAAGGCACTGGGCTTCGGTGACAACGAGATCGGCCGCATCGACGCCCCCATCGGGCTCGACATCGGCGCCATCTCGCCGGCCGAGATCGCCATCTCGATCCTGGCCAAGATCACCCAGACGCTGCACACCGAGCCGGCCGAATAG